A stretch of Shinella zoogloeoides DNA encodes these proteins:
- the ftsW gene encoding putative lipid II flippase FtsW — MVSRAERGALADWFWTIDRFFLAAFILLMGLGFMLSFAASPAVAERLGLDSFHFVKRHAMFLLPAIAVMFGISFLSPRQVRRAAVILLVVSLAAMVLALFFGVEVKGSRRWISIGSFSIQPSEFMKPAFVVICAWLFAEHARQPEIPGNLFAIILFGIVAALLVAQPDLGQTILTAAVWGGMFFMAGMPWLWIIILGGAGVGGLLTAYTFLPHVAARIDKFMTGEGDTFQMDTAREAIIRGDWFGQGPGEGTVKRIIPDSHTDFIFSVAAEEFGIIFCMVIVLIFAFVVMRGLNHAFKERNDFTRFAVAGLVLQLGIQSMINIGVNLELLPAKGMTLPLISYGGSSMIAICVTAGFVLALTRHRPEKRASERSLFRGGIVAPAE, encoded by the coding sequence ATGGTTAGTCGTGCCGAACGTGGTGCATTGGCGGACTGGTTCTGGACGATAGACCGGTTCTTCCTCGCGGCCTTCATCCTGCTGATGGGTCTCGGCTTCATGCTGTCCTTCGCGGCAAGCCCGGCGGTGGCCGAGCGTCTGGGGCTGGACAGCTTCCACTTCGTCAAGCGACACGCGATGTTCCTGTTGCCGGCCATCGCCGTCATGTTCGGCATCTCGTTCCTGTCGCCCCGGCAGGTGCGCCGGGCGGCGGTGATCCTGCTCGTCGTCTCGCTCGCCGCCATGGTGCTGGCGCTGTTCTTCGGCGTCGAGGTCAAGGGCTCGCGGCGCTGGATCTCCATCGGCAGCTTCTCCATCCAGCCGTCCGAATTCATGAAGCCGGCCTTCGTGGTCATCTGCGCCTGGCTCTTCGCCGAGCATGCCCGCCAGCCCGAAATCCCCGGAAATCTCTTCGCCATCATCCTTTTCGGCATCGTCGCGGCGCTGCTCGTCGCCCAGCCCGACCTTGGCCAGACGATCCTGACGGCCGCCGTGTGGGGCGGCATGTTCTTCATGGCCGGCATGCCGTGGCTGTGGATCATCATCCTCGGCGGCGCGGGCGTCGGCGGCCTGCTGACGGCCTACACGTTCCTGCCGCACGTGGCGGCGCGTATCGACAAGTTCATGACCGGCGAGGGCGATACGTTCCAGATGGATACGGCGCGCGAGGCCATCATTCGTGGCGACTGGTTCGGCCAGGGACCGGGTGAGGGCACCGTCAAGCGCATCATTCCGGACAGCCATACCGACTTCATCTTCTCCGTCGCGGCGGAAGAGTTCGGCATCATCTTCTGCATGGTCATCGTGCTGATCTTCGCCTTCGTGGTGATGCGCGGCCTTAACCACGCCTTCAAGGAGCGCAACGATTTCACGCGCTTCGCCGTGGCCGGTCTCGTGTTGCAGCTCGGCATCCAGTCTATGATCAATATCGGCGTGAATCTCGAGTTGCTGCCGGCCAAGGGCATGACGCTGCCGCTGATCTCCTACGGCGGCTCGTCGATGATCGCGATCTGCGTGACGGCCGGCTTCGTCCTGGCGCTGACCCGCCACCGGCCGGAAAAGCGTGCCTCCGAGCGCAGCCTCTTCCGCGGCGGCATCGTGGCGCCCGCTGAATAA